The proteins below are encoded in one region of Buttiauxella gaviniae:
- a CDS encoding SmdA family multidrug ABC transporter permease/ATP-binding protein: MRLFAQLSWYFTREWRRYLGAVALLIIIAILQLVPPKLVGVIVDGVNQQRLSGTTVLMWIGVILTIAIVVYMLRYVWRVLLFGASYQLAVELREDYYRQLSRQHPEFYLRHRTGDLMARATNDVDRVVFAAGEGVLTLVDSLVMGCAVLIVMSTQISWELTLLALLPMPVMAIVIKRYGDQLHQRFKLAQAAFSTLNDRTQESLSSIRMIKAFGLEDRQSALFAAEAKDAGAKNMKVARIDARFDPTIYITIGTANLLAIGGGSWMVIQGSLTLGQLTSFVMYLGLMIWPMLALAWMFNIVERGSAAYSRIRSMLAEAPSVTDGDKEAPAGRGTVEANIQAFHYPQTERPTLENVSFVLKPGEMLGLCGPTGAGKSTVLSLLQRHFDIGQGEICFHGIPLPQMQLDSWRSRLAVVNQTPFLFSDTVASNIALGKPGATQEEIEHVARLASVHDDILRLPQGYETEVGERGVMLSGGQKQRISIARALLLNAEILILDDALSAVDGRTEHQILHNLRQWGENRTVIISAHRLSALTEASEILVMQHGHVVQRGNHDALVGTPGWYRDMYRYQQLEAALDDAPETTPDEEPANA, from the coding sequence GTGCGATTATTTGCTCAATTAAGCTGGTACTTCACCCGCGAATGGCGACGCTATCTCGGGGCGGTCGCCTTGCTTATTATCATTGCTATCTTGCAACTCGTGCCGCCTAAACTGGTGGGCGTCATTGTGGATGGCGTCAACCAGCAGCGCCTGTCTGGAACGACCGTGCTGATGTGGATTGGTGTGATTCTGACTATCGCCATCGTGGTTTACATGCTGCGCTACGTCTGGCGCGTGCTGTTATTCGGGGCAAGCTACCAGTTAGCCGTTGAGCTGCGTGAAGATTATTATCGTCAGCTAAGCCGCCAACATCCAGAATTTTACCTGCGCCACCGCACGGGCGACCTTATGGCGCGGGCGACCAACGATGTTGACCGCGTGGTCTTTGCCGCAGGCGAGGGCGTATTAACTCTGGTGGATTCGTTGGTCATGGGCTGCGCGGTGCTGATTGTTATGTCGACGCAAATCAGTTGGGAGCTGACGCTCCTCGCGCTGCTGCCAATGCCGGTGATGGCGATAGTCATCAAGCGCTATGGCGACCAGTTGCACCAGCGCTTCAAACTCGCCCAGGCGGCGTTCTCCACGCTCAATGACCGCACCCAGGAAAGTTTATCCAGCATTCGCATGATCAAAGCTTTTGGCCTGGAAGATCGCCAGTCCGCTCTGTTTGCCGCCGAAGCCAAAGATGCCGGGGCGAAGAACATGAAGGTTGCGCGAATTGATGCGCGTTTTGACCCGACGATTTATATCACCATCGGCACGGCAAACCTGCTGGCGATTGGTGGTGGCAGTTGGATGGTGATTCAGGGCTCGTTGACGCTTGGGCAATTGACCAGTTTTGTGATGTACCTCGGCCTGATGATCTGGCCGATGCTGGCGCTGGCGTGGATGTTTAATATTGTTGAACGTGGGAGTGCGGCGTACAGCCGTATCCGCAGTATGTTAGCCGAAGCGCCGTCGGTTACCGATGGTGATAAAGAAGCGCCAGCCGGACGCGGCACGGTGGAGGCCAATATTCAGGCGTTCCACTATCCACAAACCGAGCGACCGACTCTTGAGAATGTTTCATTTGTCTTAAAACCGGGCGAAATGCTTGGCCTTTGTGGGCCAACCGGTGCCGGGAAAAGTACCGTCCTGTCGCTTCTTCAGCGCCACTTTGATATCGGCCAGGGAGAGATTTGTTTCCACGGGATTCCGCTCCCACAGATGCAGCTCGATTCCTGGCGCAGTCGTTTAGCCGTGGTGAATCAAACCCCGTTTCTGTTCTCTGACACCGTTGCCAGCAACATTGCGCTGGGTAAACCGGGCGCGACGCAGGAGGAAATCGAACATGTCGCAAGGCTTGCCAGCGTACATGACGATATTCTGCGTTTGCCGCAGGGTTACGAAACCGAAGTCGGCGAACGGGGTGTCATGCTCTCCGGCGGTCAGAAACAGCGTATTTCTATCGCGCGTGCATTGTTGCTCAATGCAGAAATTCTGATCCTCGACGATGCGCTTTCTGCGGTTGACGGGCGCACCGAGCACCAAATCCTGCATAACCTGCGCCAGTGGGGTGAAAACCGCACAGTTATCATCAGCGCGCACCGGTTATCGGCATTGACAGAAGCCAGCGAAATTCTGGTGATGCAACACGGTCATGTGGTGCAGCGTGGTAACCACGATGCGCTGGTGGGGACGCCGGGCTGGTATCGCGACATGTATCGTTATCAGCAACTGGAAGCGGCGCTGGATGATGCGCCAGAAACAACGCCAGACGAGGAACCCGCCAATGCGTAA
- the tesB gene encoding acyl-CoA thioesterase II, whose protein sequence is MSQALSNLLALLNLEKIEEGIFRGQSEDLGLRQVFGGQVVGQALYAAKETVPVDRLVHSFHSYFLRPGDSQKPIVYDVETLRDGNSFSARRVAAIQNGKPIFYMTASFQAPEPGFEHQKTMPAAPAPENLKSETEIAMAFEKLLPQTLKEKFLCEKPLEIRPVVFHNPMQGHVDEPVRQVWMRANGQMPADLRVHQYLLGYASDFNFLPTALQPHGIGFLEPGMQVATIDHSMWFHRPFDMNDWLLYSVESTSASSARGFVRGEFYSRDGVLVASTVQEGVMRKRG, encoded by the coding sequence ATGAGTCAGGCGCTCAGCAATTTGTTGGCATTACTCAATCTGGAAAAGATTGAAGAAGGTATTTTTCGTGGCCAGAGCGAGGACTTAGGTTTACGTCAGGTTTTCGGCGGGCAGGTGGTGGGTCAGGCGTTATATGCCGCCAAAGAAACCGTGCCGGTGGATCGCCTGGTGCACTCATTCCACAGTTATTTCCTGCGCCCCGGCGATAGCCAAAAACCGATTGTTTATGACGTCGAAACACTGCGCGATGGCAATAGTTTTAGCGCTCGCCGCGTGGCGGCAATCCAGAATGGCAAACCGATTTTCTACATGACCGCCTCTTTCCAGGCGCCCGAACCGGGTTTTGAGCATCAAAAAACCATGCCTGCGGCCCCTGCTCCGGAAAATCTGAAATCTGAAACAGAAATCGCTATGGCGTTTGAAAAGCTTCTACCTCAGACGCTCAAAGAGAAGTTTTTATGCGAAAAGCCGCTGGAGATTCGCCCGGTCGTTTTCCATAACCCAATGCAGGGTCATGTTGATGAACCGGTACGCCAGGTGTGGATGCGGGCAAACGGCCAGATGCCGGCTGATTTACGCGTTCATCAATATTTGTTGGGCTACGCGTCCGATTTTAACTTCCTGCCGACGGCGTTGCAGCCGCACGGTATCGGGTTCCTCGAGCCAGGTATGCAGGTGGCGACGATCGATCACTCCATGTGGTTCCACCGCCCGTTCGATATGAATGACTGGCTGCTCTATAGCGTGGAGAGCACTTCAGCTTCCAGCGCACGGGGTTTTGTTCGCGGAGAATTTTATTCACGCGATGGCGTTTTAGTTGCGTCAACGGTGCAAGAAGGCGTGATGCGCAAGCGCGGTTAA
- a CDS encoding Lrp/AsnC family transcriptional regulator has product MLDKIDRKLLSLLQNDCTLSLQALADAVNLTTTPCWKRLKRLEDEGIIRSKVALLDPEKLGLGLTAFVLIKTQQHSSEWYCKFVSVVADMPEVLGFWRMAGEYDYLMQVQVEDMKRYDDFYKRLVNGIPGLSDVTSSFAMEQIKYTTALPLER; this is encoded by the coding sequence ATGTTAGATAAAATTGACCGCAAGCTGCTATCCTTGCTGCAAAATGACTGCACCCTCTCTTTGCAGGCTCTCGCGGATGCCGTTAATCTGACCACCACACCCTGCTGGAAACGCCTGAAAAGGCTTGAAGACGAGGGGATCATTCGTTCAAAAGTGGCGTTGCTGGATCCAGAAAAACTTGGCCTTGGGCTGACCGCTTTTGTCCTTATCAAAACCCAGCAGCACAGCAGCGAGTGGTACTGCAAATTTGTCTCAGTCGTTGCAGATATGCCCGAAGTGCTGGGTTTCTGGCGCATGGCAGGGGAATACGACTACCTGATGCAAGTACAGGTCGAAGACATGAAACGGTATGATGATTTTTACAAACGGCTGGTGAACGGCATTCCTGGTTTAAGCGATGTGACTTCGAGTTTTGCCATGGAACAGATAAAATACACTACGGCTTTGCCATTAGAGCGTTAA
- the glnK gene encoding P-II family nitrogen regulator, giving the protein MKLVTVVIKPFKLEDVREALSSIGIQGLTVTEVKGFGRQKGHAELYRGAEYSVNFLPKVKIDVAIADDQLDEVIDVISKAAYTGKIGDGKIFVAELQRVIRIRTGEADEAAL; this is encoded by the coding sequence ATGAAGCTGGTTACCGTGGTGATCAAACCGTTCAAACTCGAAGACGTTCGCGAAGCGCTGTCTTCTATCGGTATTCAAGGGCTGACCGTCACCGAAGTGAAAGGCTTTGGTCGCCAGAAAGGTCATGCAGAGTTGTACCGCGGTGCAGAGTACAGCGTCAATTTCCTGCCTAAAGTGAAAATTGATGTGGCAATTGCCGATGATCAACTCGATGAAGTGATTGATGTCATTAGCAAAGCTGCCTACACCGGTAAGATTGGCGATGGCAAAATTTTCGTTGCTGAGTTGCAACGCGTCATCCGCATTCGTACCGGCGAAGCCGACGAAGCTGCACTCTAA
- the amtB gene encoding ammonium transporter AmtB, with amino-acid sequence MKKLASIFGAVALAVAPSIALAAPAVADKADNAFMMISTALVLFMTIPGLALFYGGLIRSKNVLSMLTQITVTFALVCVLWVVYGYSLAFGTGGNFFGNFDWVMLKNIQLTALMGSFYQYIHVAFQGSFACITVGLIVGALAERIRFSAVLIFVVIWLTLSYIPIAHMVWGGGLLATHGAMDFAGGTVVHINAAVAGLVGAYLIGKRVGYGKEAFKPHNLPMVFTGTAILYFGWFGFNAGSASAANEIAALAFVNTVVATAAAVLGWVFGEWALRGKPSLLGACSGAIAGLVGITPACGYVGVGGALIIGIVAGLAGLWGVTLLKKWLRVDDPCDVFGVHGVCGIVGCIMTGIFAATSLGGVGYAEGVTMGHQVLVQLESIGVTIVWSAVVAFIGFKVADLTVGLRVPEEHEREGLDVNSHGENAYNA; translated from the coding sequence ATGAAGAAATTAGCCTCTATCTTTGGCGCTGTAGCCCTGGCGGTTGCGCCATCAATTGCTCTGGCTGCACCGGCTGTGGCCGACAAAGCAGACAACGCCTTTATGATGATTAGCACCGCACTGGTGCTGTTTATGACAATTCCTGGACTGGCGCTGTTTTACGGCGGCCTGATTCGCTCCAAAAACGTGCTGTCGATGCTGACGCAAATTACGGTCACGTTTGCCCTGGTTTGCGTGCTGTGGGTGGTCTACGGCTACTCGTTGGCCTTCGGTACCGGCGGCAACTTCTTTGGTAATTTCGATTGGGTGATGCTGAAAAACATTCAACTCACCGCGTTGATGGGATCTTTCTATCAATATATCCACGTTGCGTTCCAGGGCTCTTTTGCCTGTATTACCGTCGGGCTGATTGTAGGGGCACTGGCTGAACGTATTCGCTTCTCTGCGGTACTGATCTTCGTGGTTATCTGGCTGACGCTCTCTTATATACCGATTGCGCACATGGTGTGGGGTGGTGGCTTGCTGGCAACGCACGGCGCGATGGACTTTGCGGGCGGAACAGTCGTACACATTAACGCCGCAGTAGCAGGCCTGGTTGGCGCTTACCTGATTGGCAAACGTGTGGGTTACGGTAAAGAAGCGTTCAAACCGCACAACCTGCCGATGGTCTTTACCGGCACGGCAATTCTTTACTTCGGCTGGTTTGGCTTCAACGCCGGTTCTGCCAGCGCAGCTAATGAAATTGCGGCTCTGGCCTTTGTAAACACAGTAGTTGCCACGGCGGCGGCGGTTCTCGGTTGGGTGTTTGGCGAATGGGCATTACGCGGTAAACCGTCTCTGCTGGGCGCGTGTTCTGGTGCCATTGCAGGCCTGGTCGGTATCACCCCTGCATGTGGTTATGTGGGCGTCGGCGGCGCATTGATTATCGGTATCGTTGCAGGTCTGGCGGGTTTATGGGGTGTTACGCTGCTGAAAAAATGGCTGCGTGTGGATGACCCTTGCGATGTGTTCGGTGTCCACGGCGTGTGCGGTATCGTTGGCTGCATCATGACCGGTATCTTTGCGGCGACCTCTTTGGGTGGTGTGGGGTACGCAGAAGGTGTGACTATGGGCCATCAGGTACTGGTGCAGTTAGAAAGTATCGGCGTGACGATTGTCTGGTCTGCGGTGGTTGCCTTCATCGGCTTTAAAGTTGCCGACCTGACTGTGGGTCTGCGTGTACCAGAAGAGCATGAGCGCGAAGGCCTGGATGTGAACAGCCACGGCGAAAATGCTTACAACGCATAA
- a CDS encoding SmdB family multidrug efflux ABC transporter permease/ATP-binding protein, with amino-acid sequence MRKSIQQWPTIKRLLAYGSPWRKPLAGAVVMLWIAAAAEVSGPILVSYFIDNMVSEHRLPIAAVAGLATAYLLLSISAAGLHYWQALLFNQAAVGVVQKLRTDVMDAALRQPLSTFDTQPVGQLISRVTNDTEVIRDLYVTVVATVLRSAALIGAMLVAMFSLDWRMASVAVTIFPAVIIVMFIYQRYSTPIVRRVRSYLADINDGFNEVINGMSVIQQFRQQARFGERMGAASRSHYLARMQTLRLDGFLLRPLLSLFSAMVLCGLLMLFGFTSVGTIEVGVLYAFINYLGRLNEPLIELTTQQSMLQQAVVAGERVFELMDGKRQDYGNDNRPLESGHIEVDNVSFAYRGDRLVLQDINLDVPARSFVALVGHTGSGKSTLANLLMGYYPLTRGEIRLDGRPLDALSHSVLRQGVAMVQQDPVVLADSFFANVTLGRDISEEAVWQALETVQLADLARTMSEGIHTRLGEQGNNLSVGQKQLLALARVLVDAPQILILDEATANIDSGTEQAIQHALAAVREHTTLVVIAHRLSTITDADTILVLHRGQAVERGTHSELLAAQGRYWQMYQLQLAGEELAATTREEPATA; translated from the coding sequence ATGCGTAAGTCAATCCAGCAATGGCCAACCATCAAACGCCTGCTGGCTTATGGCTCTCCGTGGCGCAAACCGCTCGCCGGAGCGGTTGTAATGCTATGGATTGCCGCGGCTGCGGAAGTGAGCGGCCCGATTCTGGTGAGCTATTTCATCGATAATATGGTGTCGGAACATCGCTTGCCCATCGCCGCTGTTGCGGGGCTGGCAACAGCCTATCTGCTGCTGTCTATTTCGGCTGCGGGGCTGCATTACTGGCAGGCGCTGCTGTTTAATCAGGCCGCCGTTGGCGTGGTGCAAAAGTTGCGTACTGATGTGATGGATGCGGCATTACGTCAGCCGCTCAGCACGTTTGATACCCAACCGGTAGGGCAGCTTATTTCCCGCGTCACCAACGATACCGAAGTGATCCGTGACCTGTATGTGACGGTTGTGGCGACGGTGCTGCGCAGTGCCGCGCTGATTGGTGCCATGCTGGTGGCGATGTTTAGCCTCGACTGGCGCATGGCCTCGGTGGCGGTGACCATCTTCCCTGCGGTTATCATCGTGATGTTTATCTACCAGCGTTACAGCACTCCCATTGTGCGTCGCGTGCGTAGTTACCTGGCCGATATTAACGATGGCTTTAACGAAGTCATCAACGGTATGAGTGTTATCCAGCAGTTCCGCCAGCAGGCGCGTTTTGGCGAACGTATGGGGGCGGCGAGCCGTTCGCATTATCTGGCGCGCATGCAAACTTTGCGGCTGGATGGTTTTTTACTCCGCCCTCTGTTGAGCCTGTTTTCCGCGATGGTGCTTTGCGGCCTGCTGATGCTGTTCGGTTTTACCTCGGTCGGCACCATCGAAGTCGGCGTGCTGTACGCGTTTATCAACTATTTAGGGCGTCTCAATGAGCCGCTTATCGAACTCACAACTCAGCAATCCATGCTGCAACAGGCGGTGGTTGCCGGGGAACGCGTGTTCGAATTAATGGACGGCAAACGCCAGGATTACGGCAATGACAATCGCCCGCTGGAAAGCGGTCATATTGAAGTTGATAACGTGTCGTTTGCTTATCGGGGTGACCGTCTGGTGTTGCAGGATATTAATCTGGATGTCCCTGCGCGTAGCTTTGTTGCGCTGGTGGGCCACACCGGCAGCGGGAAAAGTACCCTCGCCAATTTGTTGATGGGCTATTACCCACTTACTCGCGGTGAAATTCGTCTTGATGGCCGCCCGTTGGACGCGTTAAGCCATAGCGTGTTGCGCCAGGGCGTGGCGATGGTGCAACAAGATCCCGTTGTGCTCGCTGATTCGTTTTTTGCGAACGTGACGCTTGGGCGTGACATCAGCGAAGAAGCGGTCTGGCAAGCACTGGAAACGGTGCAGCTCGCGGATCTGGCGCGCACCATGAGCGAAGGTATTCATACGCGCCTGGGCGAGCAGGGGAACAACCTGTCCGTCGGTCAGAAACAGCTACTCGCCCTGGCTCGTGTGCTGGTAGATGCCCCGCAGATTTTAATCCTCGATGAAGCGACGGCCAATATCGATTCCGGTACCGAACAAGCGATTCAACACGCCTTGGCAGCCGTGCGCGAGCACACCACGCTGGTGGTGATTGCTCACCGTTTATCGACTATTACCGATGCAGACACCATTCTGGTTTTGCACCGTGGACAGGCGGTGGAGCGCGGGACTCACAGCGAGTTGCTGGCAGCGCAAGGGCGTTACTGGCAAATGTATCAGCTTCAACTGGCGGGCGAAGAATTAGCCGCCACCACCCGCGAAGAACCCGCGACGGCGTGA
- a CDS encoding PLP-dependent cysteine synthase family protein — MTSTWVNHAISEINADYQRSADTHLIRLALPGFPGIQLYLKDESTHPTGSLKHRLARSLFLYGLCNGWIKEGTTIIEASSGSTAVSEAYFARLLGLPFIAVMPACTAKRKVEQIEFYGGRCHFVESACEIYAASEMLERELNGHYMDQFTYAERATDWRGNNNIADSIFRQMEHEPHPVPDYIVMSAGTGGTSATIGRYLRYQGHPTQLTVVDPQNSVFMDYWQSRDCSLRSAVGSKIEGIGRPRCEPSFIPDVIDDMMRVPDAASIATMQWLETVLGRKVGASTGTNMWGVLQLAARMRSEGRTGSIVTLLCDSGERYLETYYNADWVKANIGDVQPWRNEIENLIK, encoded by the coding sequence ATGACCAGTACCTGGGTAAACCACGCCATTAGCGAAATTAACGCCGATTACCAACGCTCTGCCGATACGCATTTGATTCGCCTGGCGCTGCCTGGTTTTCCCGGTATTCAGCTCTATCTAAAAGATGAAAGCACGCACCCAACGGGCAGCCTGAAACATCGCCTTGCCCGCTCGTTGTTCCTTTATGGTTTGTGTAACGGCTGGATTAAAGAAGGCACGACGATCATTGAAGCCTCTTCGGGTTCAACCGCGGTTTCTGAAGCCTATTTCGCCCGTTTGTTGGGGCTGCCATTTATTGCCGTGATGCCCGCCTGCACCGCCAAACGCAAAGTGGAGCAAATTGAATTCTACGGCGGGCGCTGCCATTTCGTGGAGAGCGCGTGCGAAATCTATGCCGCATCAGAAATGCTGGAGCGTGAGCTGAACGGCCACTATATGGATCAGTTCACCTACGCCGAACGCGCCACCGACTGGCGCGGGAATAACAATATCGCCGACAGTATTTTCCGCCAGATGGAACATGAGCCGCATCCGGTTCCGGATTATATCGTCATGAGTGCGGGAACGGGCGGGACATCCGCAACGATTGGTCGCTATTTGCGTTATCAGGGCCATCCGACTCAGTTGACCGTGGTCGATCCGCAAAACTCTGTATTTATGGACTACTGGCAAAGCCGCGATTGCAGCCTGCGCAGCGCGGTGGGCAGTAAAATTGAAGGGATTGGCCGCCCACGCTGCGAGCCATCTTTCATTCCGGATGTCATTGACGACATGATGCGCGTTCCGGATGCGGCAAGTATCGCCACCATGCAGTGGCTGGAGACCGTTCTTGGCCGTAAAGTGGGCGCGTCTACCGGCACGAATATGTGGGGAGTGCTACAACTTGCGGCCCGCATGCGTTCCGAAGGGCGTACCGGTTCGATTGTGACGCTGCTTTGCGACAGCGGTGAACGTTATCTGGAAACCTATTACAACGCGGATTGGGTGAAGGCGAATATCGGGGATGTGCAGCCGTGGCGCAATGAGATTGAGAATTTAATTAAGTAA